ttatttttgttattattattattattattattatttattattatttattattatttttattggtggtggtggcggtggcggtggcagTGGGCGGTGGGCGGTCGCGGTGGGCGGTCGCGGTGGGCGGTCGCGGTGGGCGGTAGCGGTGGGCGGTAGCGGTGGCGGTAGCGGTGGGCGGTAGCAGTGGCGGTAGCAGTGGCggtagcagtagcggtagcagcaGCAGCAGTAATAGTAGTAGTATTAGTTGACATGACATTTATGACAACTTTTCAGCCGATATGCCTCGTATAGCCAGATGAGATCCATATACATCTACTTTTTCTGAAAAGTTGACATGACATTTATGACACACCACTTCCACACGCGTCTCATCGACCTATACGGGTCTCATTGAACTTCAGTTTCTTTTCTTTTTGTGGTTTTATTTTGGCCGTTTGTGGTGGTGTTGGGGTTGGGGTTGTGGTGGGTAGGTTGTGGTGggtaggttgtggtggtggtgggtcggctatggtggtggtggtggttgtgtgccggctggggtggtggtggtgggtcggctggggtggtggtggtgggtcggctatggtggtggtggtgggtcggctggggtggtggtggtgggtcggctatggtggtggtggtggtgggccggctatggtggtggtgggccggCTGGGGTGGTtctggtggtggtgggttggctAGGGtagtggtgggtcggctatgttggtggcagtggtggtggtggtgtgtcgactgtggtggtggtggtggtgatggtggtgggtcggctgtggtggtggtggtgggtcggctgtggtggtgttttgttttttttacaatatattttcgaATGCCGAGTCTAATGctaaattgtattttttttattaagagGATATCAAAAGTCGGTGTTTTGACGGTGGTGGTAGCGTAATAGTTATGGAGAAACTACGTTCGTATTTCAGATTCATGAACTAGAACGCCGATCTACGTTCGTATTTGACAAttatagaaataataataataataataattcataaatAAAAAACTTTGTTATGATATATAcaattcgttttataaaaaaaaaattgacatttaataatacttataaaaaattggcattttataatatacacaattcatttcataaaaatatgaagtttttaataataatacttaataaaaaaacatatgcacatttttttattaaaaatattcacaatttatttcataaaaatataaagtttttataATACTAACACAATATTTTATAACaacattttagaaaaaaaaaaattaattttcttaATATTTCACAACTTCCCATACAAATACCCTATCAAAATAAAGTTCCTTACACCCCAATCATTGGTAATCATTGGCTGACACCCAATGATTGGCATTAATTAGATGGTAGGGGGTGTGTAAATACTTTTTAAACGTATTGGGCAATGAGGGGCATATGGGTGGGGCCAGTTTGAGGCGTATTGGGCAATGAGGGTCATTTAGGGTTAGGGGTGCGTAGATACTTTTGAGGGGGTGTGTGGATACCTCCACCGTAGATTAATGACTGGGCTCGAGCCCACTTGGCTCTTTCTCGGTATGTTTAGATTGGTTTGAGTGGGCCATTAAGCCCATTCTTGGGCCAGCCCATTAGGATTATGGCCCAAGTGTGTTGTTATAGGAAGAGCTCCTCCTCCTAAGAAAAGGAAGACTACATCTCCCCAATCAAAGGTTACCCTCTCTTCCATCTCCTTCACAACTCTTGCCCTTCTACTTCCTCTCTTAAAAATATACATTTTACTTGCACTTATAATTATCTTCTCCAAACAAGATACTGACTTGAGCGTCGGAGTGTCCTCGGGGTAAACCCTCTCGGGCCCTCTAACCAGATTTTCGTGTGGCTGTAGTCCGAGACCCGATGCCCCGCAAGAGGAACCGTCACCATGACGACGAGAGGACGAATCTGAACCGAAGCCGCTGAGTCTAAGGTTAGTAACGCCAAGCCGTTTACGCCATGGATTCGACACTTAGAAACCATTCTAATATGTTTGTAGGCCTGTGTTGATTACAATAAATCGACGCGTATGTTCATCATCATTGGCAATATATATGGCTTATCAAGGGTTGTTCAATCAATTGAATACATATATGTGACAATATATATACGTTTCTTTTTTTAAGTATTGTTCTTGTTTGTGATGGTTGAATCATGATCTCCTTGGCCTATACGTTAATTTTGATTGATGGGGCTTCACGCCACTTTGCTACACGCACAAAGTAAATAATGCGAAGACAGATGTTTTGTGTGAAGTgtttaaaaacaatatatttgcCCAAGCACACAATGTCCATAAAGATCTAGCATCACAATATTACTTTCTAATATTCATTGATGATGTGATGCAACCCTTGCTAACTGACGATGTTGGGAAACTTGATTGCTTACTTTCCATCAGGTGGTCTGGTCGGGCCAAGGCTGAACCTGAACCATGGTTAACCGCTTGCTGCCCATTATGCGGGTCCAGGTCTAGGAAGTACAATTATGGTGCACATGTCAACTGCTGGTTTGGGCCATCCATTTAATTGGTTGGAATGGTGATCTTCCTACACATTTCTGACTGATTGTTCTGTTCATGTGATAGCAATCAATGTCCAAGACTACAATTCTAGTGTGTTATCATATACTTTTTGAATGTTACAGAAACCATGTTCCAACATTTTTATGACAATTCTTTTCTCAAACCATATGTACCTAACTATATGACCTCCACAATGTCAAATCCAATCAATAATGACTAGTACATATATAATGTTTTGATAACTGTATACATTTTAACAAAAGTAGCAGATCTGCAAAGGGACTTTCAAAACAGTATAGGGATTTATACAAATCATCCATAAACTAGAAATGAAACATGTGATACATTGAATCCGATGAATAAGTCATGAAACAATTCAAGCAAGGACTACCATGAACAACCGGAATAGCTTATAACAATTCTACAGAGGAGTTTAGAGAACGTCAGAGTTCTTGTGAAACTAAGAAATTTTGACACTCTAAAGTTATGCAACCACGAGTGATCCAAGCAATACAAATTTACACACTCTTAAAATTTTACCATTTAATTACATGAACAATAGAGGCCATGCCTACGAACGTGTGAGTGGAGCTAAAAGATTGTCAAGTGTCTGAATCGCAAAATTGCATGAGAATGTTATGTACAACTTGGTTTGTTCCTTAAATCACGAAGTTTTAGTCATTAGAAAACCTTGTATAAAAAGATGTAATTTGTACATGATGCTTCACTTGAGATGTTAACATAGTACTAAACAGTAATAAGTTTTATAATTGTTTCAATGAAATTACTAAGTTTTAGTCATTAGAAACTTCAAAATATCAAAATATCAAAACAATGTCATAACTGTAATTTTtacctttgattatttttttattattatttattattattattattattattattattattattattattattattattattattattattattattattattatttaatgagtAAAAGAAGGCATGTTAACGTTGAATAAAGGCGAAAGGGTGGATAATGGGTTTCCAAAAAATGACAGTAGATGTGTTTCGTTTGGACATCAATATTTGTCCTATCAAGCAAGTGCACACATGATAAGAACTATAGCTGCCTTTGTACTTGCACCCACACTCCCTACTTGTTAATAGTGGCTTGTTATATCATATGACTAGATTATTGACACCTTGCTTTTTTTATTTGAGATAGAGATGAACTGATATAGCTTATTAAATCAAAGCAAAGTTGTTCTAACTTTGGTCGATTGAGATCTATACAATTCGATCTATAATTCACGATTAAGAAAATCACATATAAAGATTTAACGATGGTTCGGGTTTCGGGTTTCATAACTAacttttttaaattgttttctttcCAACTTTTTTTAACATATAATTGTAGTTGTATACATGTATAATATTTGTGAACTATCAAAAACTTTTACAAATTCTATACAAACTAACAATTACGAAaataaaaagaagaagaagaaaaccgGTTAAAACCGCCAAACTAAACCACATGCAACGTATGATTCTAGCTTCACACTTGGCTAATATATCTTCTTTTTGTTTCTCCATTTCcatttccaaaccctcaaacacaccCACATGCAACGTATGATTCTAGCTTCAGACTTGGCTAAAATTAAATGTGTTGCGCCAAGAGAGTCCTATATTTGACTTACTTGGTGTAGTATACATTATATTTCCCTTACAAACCAAGATTAAGTCAAACAAATCAACATACTCGAAGTTAGGGTTGTAAACGATCCGAACGTTCAGCGAAGAGTTCGTAAACTGTAAgacgggaagttcgtttacgttcgttcgtttgattaatgaacgaacatgaacaagaaattccgttcgattagtttaatgaacgaacacaaacagatgtctcgttcgttcaatcgcgttcgtgaacgttcggtaagatGTTCGTAAACATCCgttcatgtttgtttgtctattttgttcattaaagatttttttagcatttattattttatctaaaattttatattatttaattcTTATTTATCTTCTTACCTAAACAAATAAAATAGGAAACTCTGTCTCCATCTTATTTATAAACCGTTCCATTTTtcttctcattatttacatcgataAACACTATCAACCTTCGTTCAATGATTAGGGCTTTAAGGTCTAACTAGCGCCACTCTCTCTCACCATCCACCTCTAGCTACTGCTGTCTTTGCCGATTTTATCTGTGTCTGTATTCGTGTTCGTGAACTGTTCTTGAACACATTCCATTCcataatgaacgaacacgaacaaaaaatttccgCGGGTTTGATTCCCTCGCTTCATCAGTGATTTCTTTAGTATTTGGTTGCATCTCCTCCCCATAGTACTTGCATTTTGTGCGtccttcatcctccaaaatcataaCATGCAAAAAAATGCACATATATTACATTTCTAACTCTAATTTTTTTCATAATCCTATACGTCATGTTCAAAACACGCCATCTTTTCTTCAAAAGACCAAAAACTCGTTCGATGTCTTTTCTGCCGCCATTTGAGCACCATTAAACTTCGTTCTCTTTTCTTCTAACGTTGTACGATGTATAAATGATTTTATAAACACAACATATACGACATAAATTCCATCCGTTAGATAATAACCGTATTTGTACTCCACCctgtttacaaaaaaaaaaaaaaaatagaagccTCCGGTTCTATATCGTATGGGTGATTGATTAAGAATACTAATCTTCATTGGAACCTGCTACACCAAAAAATGCATGCTAAAATCAAAGATAAGTTTCATAGCTGGTTTTTATGATATCCACTAGTGTGTTGGTTGCGCCACGTAGTTGGACAGCTTTCCTACTCTCATTTCATACTATCTAAACTACAGACCATCCCAGAGAAACCATATCGATCTTCGTGAGCCTCCAAGATTTGTTGTACGTCACCAATGTAGATTTTCTCAAATATTATTTTAAGTATAGATGAATGACATACTCACAAAAATAATGAAAACTTTCCCTCGCCGCTTGTTTCGACATTTTTATATAGTCATCCATTCCGTCGAAACTAGTGTTATAAGCCAATTGTCTAATCGTGGCCATGACTTTTTGCAACTTGCTAAATCCCATATTGTCACAGGCATCAGTTTTTGTTGGAAAAATTCATAtttcttttgtaatttttttgCTATTCTTAGAAATAAACCTTCATTCATACAAAAAATGCCGCCTAAAACTCCTATAATCATATGTACATTGGGTTGAATGAAAAACAATCACTTACCAATAACTCATGTGTGTGACGAGCCGATTGTGAATTATCTATTTCTTCCTTTTGGGTTGTTAGGTCCCTTCATACATTATGTTTGAACAACTTTTTGAACCGCTGATATTATTAGCTTGGGTTTCTTGTTAGATGATGATGAGAATAAAAGAAACTTTTCAAGCTAAGATGatgacgatgaagatgatgaacttTGTCTTTCAATTTTTTAAAGAATGATAAAATTGAGAATGAAAAAATGTGTTTGTATGGAGAAATAGGATGGATAGGCTGTGTATGTACAGAGAAATAAGGTTAGAGAGGTTTAATGTATAAGGTTTTTTTggcaaatatttttttttttaaattactagCCGTTCAATGGCTAGTTTGAACACCCAATACTAAGCCACCACATCACTAGCCTTTTCCTCCCCACGCCCATGGAAATCCCCACGCTCACCTCACCTCACCACGCCACCTCCACACAAGGGAAAGGGGCGGTGTGTCGGTGTTGAGGAAGCCCCATGCCCCTTTCCCACGCATCCACGCCGACTAGACTAAAATCAATTGATATGTATAAATAACCAAGTTGGACCCGTCGTTACTAAGAATCGAtactatctatatctatactatattataatgcatataAGAAGTacaaatgtaattttacataATTTTAAGACTTTTAAGTAATTACAAGTATTAAACACAAAGTATAACCCTTTAAAGCCTTCAAACTCTTCAAATTCCCAAACCTCTTGAATTTTTTCATCTTTGTCGGTCCTACATCGAATGAGAAAACAACTCTGGATGAATGAAATGACTATAAAAAGGTCCTTTGCTTTTCTTAAAGAATTCATTCATTCCATTGTTTTTTTTATCCGACATTGATGATGAGATAAAGGTGGAGGTACCATCTACTCTATAAAGGCAAGGTAAACCCTTACAAGCAGGGCCGGCCCAAGCCCAAGTATTTTGAGGCTTAGGCTTTGGGCCACCAAATCTATAGGGCCTCTAtattttagaaatatatatatatatatatatatatatatatatatatatatatatatatatatatatatatatatatatatggagccgctaaaataaaaaccactCCCAGTAAGAACTGCGAGAACAACTCTCCACCAATCAGACTTTACCACGTAtacaatattattttataaccTAAAGGGTATTATGGTCATTTACCCCATATGTCAAATCTCTCCTTCTCTCTCTGTCAGCATTTAATATCACCAGACTTTTCATCAcatctctcatctctctctcatAAATTTTAAATCACTCATCTCACATCTCTCTCTTAAAAATCCTTCACCCCTGATCTCTCTCTCTAACTAAACCCACCGGCCGACTAGTAGATAACCAGAGCATCATCATCCCAACAAGTCAACAATGGCAGTAGAATTCCTGGAGACTCTAGAACAATCCATAACAGCATACACCGGACTCTCTCCCAACACCTTCTTCACCGTAATCGCCGCCAGTATAGCCGTCTACTACATCTTCTCCGTTCTGTTCGGAGGATCCTCTTATCACCACCAACACCGGCCAAGATCTTTCGAAGAAGACGTGCAGCCTCTTCCGCCACCAGTCCAGCTTGGCGAGATCTCCGAAGAGGACCTGAAAGCCTACGACGACACCGATCCCCAAAAACCCCTTCTTATGGCTATCAAAAGCCAGATCTATGATGTCTCACAAAGCAGCAGGTGTTGTTTTGTATTACTTTTAGCCTTTaggcaaataaaataaaactattcGTGAGTTGCTTTTGTGGAAATGGTGAGATTTAGTGGTTTAGTTATGTTGATGAgttaaaattagggtttttgacttGATTTTGGGTGAGTTTTGGTGTCTTATATTGTTCTGATACACTGTGAATTCATATATGTTGACTTGCTAAAGTCAAAATATTAATATTAGGATTTTTAACTGATCTTTTTTTTGGTTTATGAAATATGTTTTTGTAGTTCAGTATTGGTTTTTAGGTTCgacataaattttattgttttgtattaattaatattttatcgCAAAACCGAACTTTGATAAACTTGTATTTATAAACATACGTAGTAGAATCATATGATTATATTTGTTTCGTTTATTGTGTATTGAGTTTTGAAAATTATAACGACAACTTgcattgtcgggatcgtccaaaattagaggaaactctgtccgtttttttgtaaaaatccgtgaaactttttaatgtaaaaacgtaaagtttttaacgtaaaacgtaaaaagtttaacgtaaaacgtttttacgaaaaacgtaaactttttaacgtaaactttttaacgtaaaatgtaaaacgtaaattttttaacgtaaaacgtaaatttttttaccgtagaacgtaaactttttaacgtaaaacgtaaacgtTTTCATgtaaaaacgtaaatttttttaacgtaaaacgtaaattttttaacgtaaaacaaaaaaagtTTGATgtaaatcgtaaaacgtaaaacgtaaacgtaaaaactttaacgtaaaacgtaaactttttaacgtaaaacgtaaaaagtttaacgtaaaacgtaaagcgtaaaaagtttaacatggaacgtaaaacgtaaaatgtaaaacgtaaaactacaaaacgtaaaacgcaaaaagttttacgtcaaaacgtaaaaagtttcacgtaaaacgtaaaaagtttaacgtaaaacgtaaaaaagtttaacgtaaaacgtaaaaattttaacttaaaacgtaaaaagttttacaa
The sequence above is drawn from the Helianthus annuus cultivar XRQ/B chromosome 12, HanXRQr2.0-SUNRISE, whole genome shotgun sequence genome and encodes:
- the LOC110919051 gene encoding membrane steroid-binding protein 1, encoding MAVEFLETLEQSITAYTGLSPNTFFTVIAASIAVYYIFSVLFGGSSYHHQHRPRSFEEDVQPLPPPVQLGEISEEDLKAYDDTDPQKPLLMAIKSQIYDVSQSSRCCFVLLLAFRQIK